Proteins from a genomic interval of Chitinophagales bacterium:
- a CDS encoding phospholipase D family protein, which produces MEINFIGQGLPDKPENSAGNVIMNTLKDTSFESFLCIVAFASKKGVGGLRKLMETNPNLKTTIYVGIDQQGTPKEALEELLSIRAKVAVYYTNSPIIFHPKLYLFEGKEKCRVIVGSSNLTVQGLFRNLEASLVVDFEVFDVKGRLLLQQIKSYYKDFLSGEDVNIQGLSHRLINNLYEAGIVPNEEKVKASYRKTPVVKSENQSIIKEIKELFPAVKLSKVPDNFVKKLLQKKKQKVVEEASKVVSVISSPINKGNLVWRKIKLPGSDVQYSREGTNPTGGLRLTQAKWQINGEVIDQTSYFRNTLWGKFEWGVIRAKPLVERAIIQFSIKINGEDKGIHTLEVRHKPSGVANQGNYTTSLSWGSVGDIIKNGNLKGKDLFLYAPSKGRKEPFFIEIH; this is translated from the coding sequence ATGGAAATCAATTTTATAGGGCAAGGTTTGCCCGACAAGCCTGAAAATTCTGCAGGAAATGTGATAATGAATACATTGAAGGATACGAGTTTTGAAAGTTTCTTGTGTATTGTTGCTTTTGCGAGTAAAAAAGGAGTAGGTGGTTTGAGAAAATTGATGGAAACGAACCCCAATCTTAAAACAACGATTTATGTTGGAATTGATCAGCAAGGAACACCAAAGGAGGCACTGGAAGAATTGTTGTCGATACGTGCAAAAGTCGCAGTTTACTACACTAATTCGCCCATTATATTTCATCCCAAATTGTATTTATTTGAAGGAAAAGAAAAATGCCGAGTCATTGTGGGGTCTTCAAATTTGACAGTGCAAGGTTTATTTAGAAATCTGGAAGCTTCTTTGGTTGTTGATTTTGAAGTATTTGATGTAAAAGGTAGGTTGTTGTTGCAGCAAATCAAAAGTTATTACAAGGATTTTTTGAGTGGAGAAGATGTGAATATACAAGGATTGAGTCATCGATTAATCAATAATTTATATGAGGCGGGGATTGTTCCAAATGAAGAAAAAGTAAAAGCGAGTTATCGAAAAACTCCTGTTGTCAAATCCGAAAATCAATCTATTATCAAGGAGATTAAGGAGTTGTTTCCTGCCGTAAAGTTGTCTAAAGTTCCCGATAATTTTGTTAAGAAGTTGCTTCAAAAAAAGAAACAAAAAGTAGTAGAGGAAGCTTCAAAAGTAGTTTCTGTTATTTCATCTCCTATCAACAAGGGAAATTTGGTATGGCGCAAAATAAAACTACCAGGTTCTGATGTCCAATACAGTAGAGAAGGTACGAACCCAACAGGAGGTTTGCGATTGACACAGGCAAAATGGCAAATCAATGGGGAGGTAATTGACCAAACAAGTTACTTTAGAAATACCTTGTGGGGAAAATTTGAATGGGGAGTGATTAGAGCCAAACCGCTTGTAGAAAGAGCCATTATTCAATTTAGTATCAAGATAAATGGAGAGGATAAAGGCATACATACTTTAGAGGTGAGGCACAAGCCAAGTGGAGTTGCCAATCAAGGAAATTACACTACTTCACTTTCTTGGGGCAGTGTTGGAGATATTATCAAAAATGGAAACCTAAAAGGAAAGGATTTGTTTTTATATGCGCCTTCAAAGGGAAGGAAAGAGCCTTTCTTTATTGAAATTCATTAG
- a CDS encoding DUF3095 family protein gives MTNNHFFYKNLTKHSMSLVNLLGNEHLFSQVPEDWHMVVLDIEKSTQAVKNGFHKDVNLTATGGIIVVLNKLKTIDKNLKIPYFFGGDGATFVLPNSFLEEILAVLENYRHHVKKNMHLNLKIGSFPVKEVYRQNRTIRIAKFDLNAQLTVPIVLGTGLKYAEGIIKSLFVDETENHKQLTPVNLEGMECRWQEIDPPYPEERIVCLLVNCPNDVLQGKVYQHIIAKINAIFGTYEERQPISTIKLKLDLTLQKIKEEMYARIGKYNFAYLIKNWLITIFGKYYFIYFEEGRAYLQKVSELSYTLMIDGTLNNVISGTQQEIDELVVFLDKLEAKGKIRYGIHTTHASIMSCYVEDRKEAHIHFVDGTEGGYTAAAEMFKGKALINQ, from the coding sequence ATGACAAACAATCACTTTTTCTATAAAAACCTGACCAAACATTCAATGTCTTTGGTAAACTTATTGGGCAACGAACACTTATTTAGCCAAGTTCCCGAAGACTGGCACATGGTGGTATTGGATATAGAAAAATCAACTCAAGCAGTGAAAAATGGTTTTCACAAAGATGTCAATTTAACTGCAACGGGCGGTATCATCGTCGTTTTGAACAAACTGAAAACCATTGACAAAAACTTAAAAATTCCTTATTTTTTTGGTGGAGATGGAGCTACTTTCGTTCTCCCAAATTCATTTTTAGAAGAAATCTTGGCTGTTTTGGAGAACTACCGCCACCATGTTAAGAAAAACATGCACCTGAATTTGAAGATAGGTTCTTTTCCAGTCAAAGAAGTATATAGACAAAATCGGACTATACGAATTGCTAAATTTGACTTAAACGCTCAACTCACCGTTCCAATCGTACTAGGAACAGGATTGAAGTATGCAGAGGGAATTATTAAGTCCCTTTTTGTCGATGAAACAGAAAATCATAAACAACTTACTCCTGTAAATTTGGAAGGAATGGAATGTCGTTGGCAGGAAATAGACCCGCCTTATCCCGAAGAAAGAATAGTCTGCTTATTGGTCAACTGCCCCAATGATGTTTTACAAGGGAAAGTGTATCAGCACATTATTGCTAAAATTAACGCTATTTTCGGCACTTATGAAGAACGGCAACCGATTTCAACGATTAAACTCAAGTTGGACTTAACCCTCCAAAAAATCAAAGAGGAAATGTATGCCCGCATCGGTAAATACAACTTTGCTTACCTCATCAAAAACTGGCTGATTACCATTTTCGGTAAATATTATTTCATTTATTTTGAAGAAGGACGGGCTTATCTGCAAAAAGTGAGTGAGTTGTCTTATACACTCATGATTGACGGAACGCTGAACAATGTTATTTCTGGTACACAACAAGAAATTGATGAATTGGTGGTTTTTTTGGATAAATTGGAAGCCAAAGGTAAAATCAGATATGGCATCCACACTACTCATGCTTCCATTATGTCGTGTTATGTAGAAGATAGAAAAGAAGCACATATCCATTTTGTGGATGGCACAGAAGGAGGTTATACTGCTGCCGCTGAAATGTTTAAAGGAAAAGCGTTGATAAACCAGTAG
- a CDS encoding tetratricopeptide repeat protein, with product MSFKCIFFWFLLLLPILNFAQSSEAIEYANTAKKHMVKGEYKEAAKNYEKALKNDKKNDEYCYQLALAYYRQSKFADAIEYLQTIIQQPAEKLEYYRLLANAYDLKGDYEQSTKILQKALKQYPTEAELYFDWGVIEWLRKKPQVALDKWEQGIKIDPNYPDNYFWAAKVYATSNEPLWTLLYGELFMNIERNGGDRFNEMGKLVLDTYLCVLNDTLPEPKLLLERTKSNSFENAHNELQNALKNNKVDNSDYFDQIQSVTNYRERFLELWQQGFDKTYPTPLYTYHQELINAGNFESYNYWLFNQANIRDYNLWIQTFEGKKGFQNFMSWYLTHPIRIHTQSFLVRTEYVE from the coding sequence ATGTCCTTCAAATGTATCTTCTTTTGGTTCTTACTTTTACTACCAATTCTAAATTTTGCACAATCGAGCGAAGCAATAGAATATGCCAATACTGCCAAAAAGCACATGGTAAAGGGCGAATACAAAGAGGCTGCAAAAAACTATGAGAAAGCCCTAAAAAACGATAAAAAAAATGATGAGTATTGCTACCAACTTGCGCTGGCCTATTACCGCCAAAGCAAATTTGCGGATGCCATCGAATACCTACAAACCATCATTCAACAACCCGCCGAAAAATTGGAGTATTACCGCCTACTCGCCAATGCTTATGACCTAAAGGGTGACTACGAACAAAGTACTAAAATTTTGCAAAAGGCATTGAAGCAATACCCAACCGAAGCAGAATTGTATTTTGATTGGGGAGTGATAGAGTGGCTGCGAAAAAAGCCACAAGTAGCTTTGGATAAATGGGAACAAGGTATCAAAATTGACCCCAATTATCCCGACAATTACTTTTGGGCGGCAAAAGTGTATGCTACTTCCAATGAACCTTTGTGGACATTGCTGTATGGTGAACTGTTTATGAACATTGAGCGAAATGGTGGCGACCGCTTCAATGAAATGGGTAAACTTGTTCTTGACACGTATCTGTGTGTCCTAAATGATACCCTTCCTGAACCCAAACTTTTATTGGAGCGAACGAAAAGCAATTCATTTGAAAACGCACACAATGAACTGCAAAATGCATTGAAGAATAATAAAGTAGATAACTCTGATTATTTTGATCAAATTCAATCTGTTACTAACTACCGAGAACGCTTTTTGGAATTGTGGCAACAGGGTTTTGACAAAACCTATCCTACTCCACTATATACCTATCACCAAGAATTGATAAACGCAGGAAATTTTGAATCCTATAACTATTGGCTATTCAATCAAGCAAATATTCGGGATTACAATCTTTGGATACAGACTTTTGAAGGAAAAAAGGGTTTTCAGAATTTTATGAGTTGGTATTTGACTCATCCGATAAGGATTCATACACAGAGTTTTTTGGTACGAACGGAGTATGTGGAGTAG
- a CDS encoding lamin tail domain-containing protein, translating into MRLFPIYIFLSLFSFNAFAQNALNCAELNPDTYFLCENFNDGNFTENPTWSGDTADWIIADGQLQSNGPAITGTLLQLTTPSTAINNTEWQFFANPRLSTSSNNYMDIFLVSDTNNLKETPNGYFVRIGDTSDDVSLFRIDNGEETKIINGLGGTIGSSTNNPVSVKVTRTAEGLWTLQTAIGGGSIFSIEGTATDLTHTNSTHFGVLIRYSQTNAAKFFFDDFFVGDIVVDTQAPEIVSANAISSTVIEVVFNEAVSAETSEDENNYLLNNSETPSMASLVNPTLVRLNFDTPLQSSVSNELQISNIADLAGNEIETTTRQIAYFEAQENDIIISEFFPDPAPPVGLPEFEFVELYNRSDFDIPLANWTISDASTSATLPPITLPSKSYLIVCAQGTVATAYQPFGNVATVSSLPSLNNTSDELTLTSNTGLTINQVNYSSSWYRDDMKNDGGWTLEIINPENLCETANNWIASLDAKGGTPGQANSVLGLFPDNEAPKIVSANLDGDQAIEVTFDEAIDLFSASNPSNYSLNNGIGVQSVVEDLQMVTLFLDSPLQQGTLYTLTINGIEDCVGNVGQNLQIQLAIPQAADIFDVLINEIYTDFTIPEVFNVPQLNLPESEFVELYNRSDKTINLGGWYLGDSGDSTVLGNYLLLPKQYVVLCPMSKVADFLALGAPTLGVTGFPSLTNSGETITLLNPSQNLIHTVSYQDFWYRDEVKQEGGWTLEMIDPANPCEGANNWRASNATIGGTPGLQNSIFATNPDQTFPDLLRAEAITATQIQLFFSETLNPNNATNLSYFNVSDGIGQPIIALLQAPNFNSVLLLLANPLQQDQIYTMTVQGITDCAGNAIGGLNQVPLGIAKAPEVGDLVINEILFNPVSGGVDFVEIYNKSNKIIQLFGWLLANVDIEENPDSLINVSPIVEERYSLYPNQYLVLTENVNQVRTYYGRCNNLPMGSFLTADLPTYDDREGVVAITEPFRTIVLDQVHYFADWHYSLLRNENGVSLERIDVNAPSQDPNNWQSAAEGVCFATPGYQNSQFFAPTDSGKSISIEPSSFSPDGDGFKDFTTIQYEFDQPGFVLNISIFDSRGQEVRQLVQSELAGNSGSFKWDGILENGEKARLGIYIVFVEAYDLEGNREVWKETVVVGGRLK; encoded by the coding sequence ATGCGTCTATTCCCAATATACATTTTCCTCAGCCTATTTTCCTTCAATGCTTTCGCACAAAACGCCCTCAATTGTGCCGAACTCAATCCCGATACCTATTTCCTTTGCGAAAACTTCAATGACGGAAATTTTACCGAAAACCCTACCTGGAGCGGTGATACAGCCGATTGGATAATAGCCGATGGACAACTGCAATCCAACGGCCCAGCCATTACAGGAACTTTGCTGCAACTGACCACCCCTTCCACAGCTATCAACAACACCGAATGGCAATTTTTCGCCAATCCCCGACTCAGCACTTCTTCCAATAACTACATGGATATTTTTTTGGTGTCCGACACCAATAATTTGAAGGAAACCCCCAATGGTTATTTTGTACGAATTGGTGATACATCGGATGATGTCAGTTTGTTTCGGATAGACAATGGCGAAGAAACTAAGATTATCAATGGTTTGGGCGGAACGATTGGCAGTAGTACGAACAATCCTGTTAGTGTAAAAGTAACTCGTACTGCCGAAGGATTGTGGACTTTGCAGACGGCTATTGGAGGAGGTTCGATTTTCAGCATTGAAGGAACAGCCACGGATTTGACTCACACCAATAGCACCCATTTTGGCGTATTGATTCGGTATAGTCAAACCAATGCTGCCAAATTTTTCTTCGATGATTTTTTTGTAGGCGACATTGTAGTGGATACCCAAGCCCCCGAAATTGTGAGCGCAAATGCTATCAGTAGCACGGTTATTGAAGTCGTTTTCAACGAAGCGGTTAGTGCAGAAACATCTGAAGATGAAAATAATTACCTCCTCAACAACAGCGAAACTCCTTCAATGGCTAGCCTCGTCAATCCCACTTTAGTACGCCTCAATTTCGATACCCCACTGCAATCAAGTGTATCAAATGAACTCCAAATCAGCAACATTGCAGACTTGGCAGGAAACGAAATAGAAACAACAACCCGACAAATCGCTTATTTTGAAGCCCAAGAAAACGACATCATCATCAGCGAATTTTTTCCCGACCCAGCACCGCCCGTTGGTTTGCCTGAATTTGAATTTGTTGAATTGTACAATAGAAGTGACTTTGACATTCCGCTTGCCAATTGGACGATTTCGGATGCCAGCACTTCAGCTACCTTACCACCGATTACGCTTCCTTCCAAGAGCTACTTGATTGTCTGTGCTCAAGGAACTGTTGCTACTGCCTACCAGCCTTTTGGCAACGTGGCAACGGTCAGTTCTTTGCCTTCTCTGAACAACACCAGCGATGAATTGACCCTTACATCCAATACAGGATTGACTATCAACCAAGTCAATTACAGTAGCAGTTGGTACAGAGATGATATGAAAAACGATGGTGGATGGACTTTGGAAATCATCAATCCCGAGAATCTTTGCGAAACTGCCAACAATTGGATAGCATCTTTGGATGCGAAAGGCGGCACACCTGGACAGGCGAACAGCGTTTTGGGTTTGTTTCCCGACAATGAAGCCCCAAAAATCGTATCTGCCAACCTCGATGGCGACCAAGCGATTGAAGTGACTTTTGACGAAGCTATTGACTTATTTTCAGCTTCAAATCCCTCCAATTACAGCCTGAACAATGGCATTGGAGTTCAATCCGTAGTAGAAGATTTGCAGATGGTAACACTATTTTTAGATAGCCCATTGCAGCAAGGAACGCTTTATACGCTGACCATCAATGGCATCGAAGATTGCGTGGGAAATGTGGGTCAAAACCTTCAAATTCAACTGGCAATTCCCCAAGCTGCCGATATTTTTGATGTACTTATCAACGAGATTTACACCGATTTCACCATTCCAGAAGTCTTCAATGTTCCGCAATTGAACCTGCCTGAATCCGAATTTGTGGAACTCTACAACCGAAGCGATAAAACCATCAATCTCGGAGGTTGGTACTTGGGAGATAGTGGTGACAGCACAGTTTTAGGCAATTATTTGCTGTTGCCCAAGCAATATGTCGTGCTTTGTCCAATGAGCAAAGTCGCTGATTTTTTGGCTTTAGGTGCGCCAACTTTGGGAGTCACTGGTTTTCCGAGTTTAACCAATTCGGGCGAAACCATCACGCTGTTGAATCCTTCCCAAAACTTGATTCATACGGTAAGCTATCAAGATTTTTGGTACAGAGATGAGGTGAAGCAAGAAGGTGGCTGGACTTTGGAAATGATAGACCCAGCGAACCCCTGCGAAGGCGCAAACAATTGGCGGGCTTCAAATGCAACAATTGGTGGAACGCCTGGTCTTCAAAACTCCATCTTTGCGACCAATCCCGACCAGACTTTTCCCGATTTGCTGAGGGCAGAAGCGATTACAGCGACCCAAATACAGCTTTTTTTCAGCGAAACCCTAAACCCCAACAATGCCACCAATTTGTCTTACTTCAATGTGAGTGATGGAATTGGTCAGCCCATTATTGCCCTACTTCAAGCCCCTAACTTCAACAGTGTCTTGCTTTTGTTGGCAAATCCATTGCAGCAAGACCAGATTTATACGATGACGGTTCAAGGCATTACGGACTGTGCGGGAAATGCAATTGGCGGATTGAATCAAGTACCTTTGGGCATTGCGAAAGCTCCAGAAGTGGGCGATTTGGTCATCAACGAAATTTTGTTTAATCCAGTAAGTGGAGGTGTAGATTTTGTGGAAATCTACAATAAGTCCAACAAAATCATTCAGTTGTTTGGTTGGTTGTTAGCGAATGTAGACATTGAGGAAAACCCCGATTCCTTGATTAATGTTTCTCCAATTGTTGAAGAACGATATTCACTCTATCCGAATCAGTACCTCGTTTTGACCGAAAATGTGAATCAAGTTCGCACCTACTACGGTCGCTGCAATAATTTGCCGATGGGCAGTTTTTTAACCGCCGATTTGCCGACTTACGATGATAGAGAGGGCGTTGTGGCGATTACTGAACCTTTCCGAACGATTGTGTTGGATCAAGTGCATTATTTTGCCGATTGGCACTATTCTCTTCTGCGGAACGAAAATGGGGTGTCTTTGGAGCGCATTGATGTCAATGCTCCTTCGCAAGATCCAAACAACTGGCAATCGGCGGCGGAAGGTGTTTGTTTTGCTACTCCTGGCTACCAAAATTCTCAATTTTTTGCTCCAACTGATAGCGGTAAAAGTATTAGCATTGAACCCTCGTCTTTTTCGCCCGATGGTGATGGCTTTAAGGATTTCACCACGATTCAATACGAATTTGACCAGCCAGGTTTTGTCCTAAATATTTCGATTTTTGATAGTCGAGGGCAGGAGGTGCGTCAATTGGTGCAGAGTGAATTGGCGGGCAATAGTGGTAGTTTTAAATGGGATGGTATTTTGGAGAATGGTGAGAAGGCTCGGTTGGGGATTTACATTGTGTTTGTGGAGGCGTATGATTTGGAGGGTAATCGGGAAGTTTGGAAGGAGACGGTGGTTGTTGGGGGGAGGTTGAAGTAG
- the uvrA gene encoding excinuclease ABC subunit UvrA, giving the protein MMKDIETADPKKNIIIKGARVHNLKNVNVIIPRNKLVVVTGVSGSGKSSLTIDTLYAEGQRRYVESLSSYARQFLMRMDKPDVDYIKGISPAIAIEQKVITRTSRSTVGTLTEIYDYLRLLFARIGKTYSPISGNLVKKHTVSDVVDYITSLEEGSKVQVFIPFEVKDGRTPQNQLSILLQKGFTRVAIDGELTRIEEVKLRKNAAVTNIQVLIDRLVVHNDEDTRVRAGDSAQTAFSESMGDCIVEVIGSETSIFNNRFEMDGILFEEPNAHFFNFNNPYGACKRCEGFGHVIDIDENLVIPNRNLSVYEGAVVAWRGEKMSQYQTELITNSHKFDFPIHRAIKDLSPEEYDLLWKGNKYFQGLNDFFVMLEQSSHKIQYRVMLSRYRGRTLCKDCKGTRLRKDAQYVKVHGKSIADLVLMPIKQLHYFFEQIQLTDYDQEVASRILLEVQNRLKIMKDIGLGYLTLNRLSSTLSGGETQRINLTRSLGSNLTNSMYILDEPSIGLHPRDTQRLIRVLKELRNLGNTVVIVEHEEEIIRNADYIVDMGPMAGHLGGEVVFEGDPSELLNSQTSLTADYLLGRKEVVIPEHRRKVINAITIHHATHHNLKDISVTFPLNVITVVSGVSGSGKTSLVKDILYPSLKRHFEGAGDAPGTHKEISGDLSSLSKIELISQNPLGRSSRSNPVTYIKAYDAIRELYSQMHLSKINGFKAKHFSFNVEGGRCETCKGEGYVTIEMQFLADVRLRCEECEGKRFRPEVIEVEYKDKNIHDVLEMSVDEAIDFFEDRPDVVNKIQPLQDVGLGYVKLGQSSSTLSGGEAQRVKLASYLGKGRSNNPVLFIFDEPSTGLHFNDIKKLLAAFNALVESGHTIVIVEHNMDIIKSADWLIDLGPEGGDEGGYLLYQGVPEGLLMVENSYTAEYLKEKL; this is encoded by the coding sequence ATGATGAAAGATATTGAAACTGCTGACCCCAAAAAAAATATTATTATAAAGGGTGCAAGAGTACATAACTTGAAAAACGTAAACGTAATCATTCCACGAAATAAATTAGTGGTTGTGACAGGTGTGAGTGGATCAGGAAAATCATCTTTGACAATAGACACCCTTTATGCCGAAGGACAAAGACGGTATGTGGAAAGTTTATCTTCTTACGCTCGCCAATTTTTGATGCGTATGGATAAACCCGATGTAGATTACATCAAAGGAATAAGTCCTGCAATCGCTATCGAACAGAAAGTCATCACTCGAACTTCCCGATCTACAGTTGGTACTCTTACTGAAATTTACGACTACCTCCGTCTCTTATTTGCCCGAATCGGTAAGACTTACTCTCCTATCTCTGGAAACCTTGTCAAAAAGCATACCGTTTCGGATGTTGTCGACTATATCACCTCTTTAGAAGAAGGCAGCAAAGTTCAAGTTTTCATTCCCTTTGAAGTAAAAGATGGCAGAACACCACAGAATCAGCTATCTATTTTACTGCAAAAAGGTTTTACGAGAGTAGCAATCGACGGTGAACTTACACGCATTGAAGAAGTGAAATTGCGAAAAAATGCTGCTGTCACCAACATTCAAGTATTGATTGACCGCCTTGTTGTTCACAACGATGAAGATACCCGAGTACGAGCTGGTGACTCTGCCCAGACTGCCTTTTCGGAAAGTATGGGGGATTGTATTGTTGAAGTAATTGGTAGTGAAACCAGTATCTTCAACAATCGTTTTGAAATGGACGGCATTCTTTTTGAAGAACCCAACGCACACTTTTTCAACTTCAACAATCCTTATGGGGCTTGCAAACGTTGTGAGGGTTTTGGTCATGTAATAGATATTGACGAAAATTTGGTAATTCCCAATCGCAATCTTTCTGTCTATGAAGGTGCAGTAGTTGCATGGCGTGGCGAAAAAATGAGTCAGTACCAAACGGAACTAATCACGAATAGCCACAAGTTTGACTTCCCAATTCACCGAGCGATTAAAGACCTCTCTCCAGAGGAGTACGATTTATTGTGGAAAGGCAATAAATATTTTCAAGGATTGAATGATTTTTTTGTGATGTTGGAACAATCCAGCCACAAAATTCAGTACCGAGTCATGCTTTCTCGCTACCGAGGGCGTACCTTATGCAAAGACTGCAAAGGCACTCGATTGCGAAAAGATGCTCAATATGTGAAAGTTCATGGCAAATCTATTGCAGATTTGGTATTGATGCCAATCAAGCAACTGCATTATTTCTTTGAACAAATCCAACTAACAGACTACGATCAGGAAGTTGCCAGCCGCATTTTATTGGAGGTGCAAAATCGCCTCAAAATAATGAAAGACATAGGTTTGGGGTATTTGACCCTTAACCGTCTATCCAGCACACTTTCGGGAGGAGAAACCCAGCGCATCAACCTCACTCGAAGTTTGGGAAGCAATTTGACCAATTCTATGTATATTTTGGACGAACCCAGCATTGGTTTACATCCGAGAGATACACAACGGTTGATTAGGGTATTGAAGGAATTGCGAAATTTGGGTAATACAGTTGTCATTGTCGAACACGAAGAAGAAATCATTCGCAATGCAGATTATATCGTTGATATGGGGCCTATGGCAGGACATCTTGGCGGTGAAGTGGTTTTTGAAGGAGATCCCTCAGAATTATTAAATAGTCAAACCAGCCTTACCGCTGATTATTTGTTGGGTAGAAAGGAGGTCGTCATTCCCGAACACCGTCGAAAAGTCATCAATGCCATCACCATTCACCATGCTACGCACCACAATCTCAAAGATATATCTGTTACTTTTCCGCTCAATGTCATCACGGTGGTATCAGGTGTAAGTGGTTCGGGCAAAACTTCGCTGGTCAAGGATATTTTGTATCCTTCCCTCAAGCGACATTTTGAAGGAGCAGGTGATGCGCCTGGTACACACAAAGAAATCAGCGGTGATTTGAGTAGTTTATCCAAAATAGAACTGATTAGTCAAAATCCATTGGGGCGTTCTTCTCGCTCCAATCCTGTGACGTATATCAAAGCTTATGACGCTATTCGAGAATTGTATTCTCAGATGCACTTGTCAAAAATAAATGGCTTCAAAGCCAAGCATTTTTCCTTCAATGTAGAAGGTGGTCGCTGCGAAACCTGCAAAGGAGAAGGATATGTCACCATCGAAATGCAGTTTTTGGCAGATGTGCGCTTGCGATGCGAAGAATGTGAAGGCAAACGGTTTAGGCCAGAAGTCATTGAAGTAGAATACAAAGACAAAAACATTCACGATGTTTTGGAAATGAGTGTGGATGAAGCGATTGATTTTTTTGAAGACCGTCCTGATGTTGTCAATAAAATACAACCACTTCAAGATGTAGGACTCGGGTATGTCAAACTGGGGCAATCTTCCAGCACTTTGAGTGGAGGAGAAGCCCAACGGGTAAAATTGGCCTCTTACCTCGGCAAAGGTCGCTCTAACAATCCTGTCCTTTTTATTTTTGATGAACCTTCTACGGGGCTTCACTTCAATGACATCAAAAAACTCTTGGCTGCCTTCAATGCTTTGGTCGAAAGTGGGCATACCATTGTGATTGTCGAACACAATATGGACATCATCAAATCTGCAGATTGGCTCATAGATCTTGGCCCTGAAGGAGGCGACGAAGGCGGATACCTCCTCTATCAAGGTGTACCAGAAGGACTGCTTATGGTAGAAAATTCTTATACGGCTGAGTATTTGAAGGAGAAACTTTGA
- a CDS encoding reverse transcriptase family protein: MSTTTTETWRERMRRLGREYTELEDMVRTGFLQLTNDDLEKFKEAQKELRSLQSKVGKIDGEIGKLKDVETIIKHIRKLRIERVRAERVERKKQKAIELEEKRQKEIERKQKTPTYLGDKVSKGLKYEGGNEQTLKELQLPIIRNAEDIANAMQLTMGKVSWLSYHRVTAKTDHYHRFQIPKRKGGFRSISSPKPTLRTAQSWILENILSKITVHENAMAFRKNRSIVDNAEPHQGKGVVIRMDLKDFFPSIQFRRIKGLFQSFGYNEGVATIFGLICTDAFRVNAKLDGQDFYVALSERYLPQGACTSPALTNIICRKLDSRMTGLAQKYEFTYTRYADDMIFSHPDKNNKAVPWLLKCSQEIIEREGFVIHPDKTAVMRSHTRQAVTGIVVNETMSVSRRDLRNFRSFLHHYEQEGAAAMSERIGKDATQYAKGYWAFVNMVNEEKAGKILERYGWLR, encoded by the coding sequence ATGAGTACTACAACCACTGAAACTTGGCGTGAACGGATGCGCCGATTGGGTAGAGAATACACCGAATTGGAAGACATGGTTCGGACGGGTTTTCTTCAACTGACCAACGATGATTTGGAAAAATTTAAGGAAGCACAAAAAGAATTGAGAAGCCTTCAAAGCAAGGTTGGAAAGATTGACGGTGAGATTGGCAAGCTAAAAGATGTGGAAACGATTATCAAACACATTCGCAAACTCCGAATCGAAAGGGTGAGGGCAGAACGGGTTGAGCGCAAAAAACAAAAAGCGATTGAACTAGAAGAAAAACGCCAAAAAGAAATTGAACGCAAGCAAAAAACGCCTACTTACCTCGGTGATAAAGTTTCAAAAGGGCTAAAATATGAAGGTGGCAATGAGCAGACATTGAAGGAACTGCAATTGCCGATTATCCGAAATGCGGAGGACATTGCAAATGCGATGCAATTGACGATGGGCAAAGTTTCGTGGTTGAGTTATCATCGAGTCACCGCCAAAACAGATCACTACCACCGCTTTCAAATCCCCAAACGCAAAGGTGGCTTCCGCAGCATTTCTTCTCCAAAACCGACCTTACGCACTGCACAATCTTGGATTTTGGAGAATATCCTTTCTAAAATCACCGTCCACGAAAATGCAATGGCTTTCCGCAAGAATCGCTCGATTGTCGACAATGCCGAACCGCATCAGGGCAAAGGCGTGGTAATTCGCATGGACTTAAAAGATTTTTTTCCTTCCATACAGTTTCGCCGCATCAAGGGTTTGTTTCAAAGTTTTGGCTACAATGAAGGTGTGGCTACTATTTTTGGGTTGATTTGTACGGATGCTTTTCGGGTAAATGCAAAACTGGACGGACAGGATTTTTATGTGGCATTGAGTGAACGCTATTTACCGCAAGGGGCTTGCACTTCACCCGCTTTGACCAATATCATTTGCCGCAAATTGGATAGTAGAATGACGGGGCTTGCTCAAAAATATGAGTTCACTTATACCCGCTATGCAGACGATATGATTTTTTCGCATCCCGACAAAAACAATAAGGCTGTTCCGTGGCTATTGAAGTGTTCGCAAGAAATCATTGAAAGAGAAGGTTTTGTGATTCACCCCGATAAAACGGCTGTGATGCGCTCGCATACCCGACAGGCGGTAACTGGGATTGTGGTGAACGAAACGATGAGTGTTTCTCGGCGTGATTTGCGAAACTTTCGCAGCTTTTTGCACCACTATGAACAGGAGGGTGCGGCTGCAATGAGTGAACGAATCGGTAAGGATGCTACGCAATATGCCAAAGGCTATTGGGCTTTTGTGAATATGGTGAATGAGGAGAAGGCGGGGAAGATATTGGAGCGATATGGGTGGTTGAGGTAG